The proteins below come from a single Papaver somniferum cultivar HN1 chromosome 11, ASM357369v1, whole genome shotgun sequence genomic window:
- the LOC113321626 gene encoding uncharacterized protein LOC113321626, producing the protein MFNMHSDEEEEPLFPVEEEVTPVDPTKMEVKYAFNNKSAYKKHLRGYCVKHNYQYTVYKSDKTRLRVRCRFREEYGCNWFVNASIKRHEPTFIVRKVNLEHTCVADPKSFNRSADPEFVKDVVHEKLKQTAGALIPKPKHIARDFFVTHNINIPYICAWKARNLLLEDLFGNYEDSYKDVPIFCAMVAHTNPGSVAKYTYGKRDKTFMSMTISFAAPMRGFQKACRGVIGLDACHLTGKRGGVLMAATAIDGQNSLVPLGIKVAKSETKESWTGFLKDLAPAINAHHAGRITFISDRQKGLLESVPKVFPGARVRYCFRHLYKNFKKYHKAPTLHNLLWNACKAYKVRHFQEHFDNICKESPAAGEYLRKEDPSTWSRAYFDPISCCEHMNNNFSESFNSMSSNMRDKPIIQLGMMYGQLVMGLLFKRREESAKWNQNDLVPAAVKLINKMLDLVGKFDTEGSVVGQVYLVTNVSTKKIFTVNIVDKQCTCLQWQLRGFPCQHAVCALKLLRPNWKDYCAPYYSVEYYRTIYADAVNPLEDISEWNWEDKASMDINLKPPPYQRKTGRPAKKRKRSYDEPETVVKKRKCGKCGSTAGHNKRTCAGGDVGKNPTGFMPSTEYDAANCTFTSRDHPESSSARGKAKVNKSRGTSSFVGESTGPKNFGRAPTEPSTHGSTQDVLNFSQNFTGIGSVSQHIPVTKGKQSKAKKK; encoded by the exons ATGTTCAATATgcacagtgatgaagaagaagaaccattaTTCCCTGTAGAAGAAGAGGTGACTCCTGTTGATCCTACTAAGATGGAGGTAAAGTATGCTTTTAATAACAAGAGTGCTTATAAGAAACATCTTAGGGGTTACTGTGTAAAACATAATTATCAGTATACGGTCTATAAGAGTGACAAAACAAGATTAAGAGTGAGATGTAGGTTTAGGGAAGAGTATGGTTGTAACTGGTTTGTAAATGCTAGCATAAAAAGGCATGAGCCTACTTTTATTGTTAGGAAGGTTAATCTAGAACACACTTGTGTTGCGGATCCAAAGAGTTTTAACAGATCCGCGGATCCTGAGTTCGTAAAAGATGTGGTACATGAGAAGTTAAAGCAGACAGCTGGGGCCTTAATTCCAAAGCCTAAACACATTGCAAGAGACTTTTTTGTAACTCATAACATCAATATACCTTATATTTGTGCATGGAAGGCTAGAAATCTTCTTTTAGAAGATCTGTTTGGTAATTATGAAGACAGCTACAAGGATGTACCCATCTTTTGTGCAATGGTGGCTCATACTAATCCAGGGTCTGTTGCTAAATACACTTATGGGAAAAGAG ATAAGACATTCATGAGCATGACTATTTCATTTGCTGCACCAATGAGAGGATTTCAGAAAGCTTGCAGGGGAGTCATAGGTTTAGATGCATGCCATCTAACTGGAAAGCGTGGTGGTGTTCTAATGGCTGCAACAGCAATTGATGGTCAGAATTCTCTGGTGCCTTTAGGCATTAAGGTGGCTAAGAGTGAAACCAAGGAGAGCTGGACTGGGTTCCTCAAGGATTTGGCTCCAGCAATCAATGCACATCATGCTGGCAGAATTACCTTTATTTCTGATAGGCAAAAAGGGTTGTTGGAATCTGTTCCAAAGGTTTTCCCTGGTGCAAGAGTTAGATATTGCTTCAGGCACTTGTACAAGAACTTCAAGAAGTACCACAAGGCACCAACCTTGCACAACTTATTGTGGAATGCATGCAAAGCTTACAAAGTGAGGCATTTTCAG GAGCACTTTGACAACATATGCAAAGAAAGTCCGGCTGCTGGTGAATATCTTAGGAAAGAAGATCCAAGTACTTGGTCTAGGGCTTATTTTGATCCCATTAGCTGTTGTGAGCATATGAATAACAATTTCTCAGAATCATTTAATTCTATGAGTTCTAATATGAGAGATAAACCAATAATCCAACTAGGCATGATGTATGGTCAGTTAGTAATGGGTTTGTTATTTAAGAGAAGGGAAGAATCTGCTAAGTGGAATCAAAATGATTTGGTCCCTGCTGCTGTTAAGTTGATAAATAAGATGCTTGACTTGGTTGGGAAGTTTGATACAGAAGGAAGTGTGGTTGGACAGGTTTATTTGGTAACTAATGTGTCTACCAAGAAAATTTTCACAGTGAACATTGTAGACAAACAATGCACTTGTTTGCAATGGCAGCTAAGGGGATTCCCTTGTCAACATGCTGTATGTGCATTGAAACTGCTCAGGCCAAACTGGAAAGA TTATTGTGCTCCTTACTactctgtggaatattataggaccaTATATGCAGATGCTGTAAATCCACTAGAAGACATAAGTGAATGGAACTGGGAAGATAAG GCATCCATGGACATCAACTTAAAGCCTCCTCCTTATCAAAGAAAAACTGGAAGACCagcaaagaagaggaagaggagctaTGATGAACCTGAAACTGTGGTGAAGAAAAGGAAATGTGGAAAGTGTGGATCTACTGCTGGTCATAATAAGAGAACCTgtgctggtggtgatgttggtaaaaACCCAACTGGATTCATGCCAAGCACCGAGTATGATGCTGCAAACTGCACCTTCACTAGTAGAGATCATCCTGAAAGTAGCAGTGCAAGGGGTAAAGCAAAGGTGAACAAATCCAGAGGTACATCTTCATTTGTTGGTGAGTCAACAGGACCTAAAAACTTTGGAAGAGCACCAACAGAACCTAGCACCCATGGATCTACACAAGATGTTCTGAATTTCAGTCAGAACTTTACTGGTATTGGATCTGTTAGTCAACATATTCCTGTCACAAAGGGAAAGCAAAGCAAGGctaagaagaagtag
- the LOC113322209 gene encoding abscisic acid receptor PYL8-like, which translates to MNGNGGITSMENEYIYRHHKHDGMRDNQCSSALVKHIKAPLHLVWSLVRRFDQPQKYKPFISRCVVQGDLEIGSLREVNVKSGLPATTSTERLELLDDEEHILSIRIVGGDHRLQNYSSIITLHPEIIDGRPGTLVIESFVVDVPEGNTKDETCYFVEALIKCNLKSLADVSERLAVQDRTEPIERI; encoded by the exons ATGAATGGAAATGGTGGAATTACTAGTATGGAGAACGAATACATATACAGACATCATAAACACGATGGAATGAGAGATAATCAGTGTAGTTCTGCTCTTGTTAAACATATCAAAGCTCCTCTTCATCTC GTATGGTCGTTGGTGAGGAGATTTGATCAACCGCAGAAATACAAGCCGTTTATTAGTAGATGTGTTGTTCAAGGTGATTTGGAAATTGGAAGTCTTAGAGAAGTTAATGTTAAATCTGGATTACCAGCTACAACCAGTACTGAAAGATTGGAGTTACTTGATGATGAGGAACATATCCTCAGTATTAGAATTGTTGGTGGTGATCACCGCCTTCAG AATTACTCTTCAATAATCACTCTCCACCCGGAGATCATTGATGGTAGACCAGGGACTCTAGTGATTGAATCCTTTGTAGTCGATGTGCCTGAAGGGAATACCAAAGACGAGACCTGCTACTTTGTAGAAGCATTAATAAAGTGTAACCTCAAGTCATTGGCCGATGTTTCAGAACGTCTCGCAGTTCAGGATCGGACAGAACCCATTGAACGAATTTGA